From one Solanum stenotomum isolate F172 chromosome 12, ASM1918654v1, whole genome shotgun sequence genomic stretch:
- the LOC125847750 gene encoding protein JINGUBANG-like translates to MRNSRKSKMATEENSHPKQAFGNVLQSDPNEDEYSFRISQTSETSHLPPRLSSDYSSPLATSPTRDSSASPYLDSSWDQSHQTSPLSRSPWTSHVENNSTNYSYTGLMGSLVREEGHIYSLAASGDLLYTGSDSKNIRVWKNHKEFSGFKSNSGLVKAIILSGERIFTGHQDGKIRVWKVSGKDSSVYNRIGTLPTLMAYIKTSMKPSNYIQTRRNRNTVWIKHFDAISCLSMSEDQKLLYSASWDKTIKVWRASDSKCLESIKAHDDAVNSIVVGINGLLFSGSADGTVKIWRKESQGKGTKHFFSQTLLKQECAVTALAVDPSSNYLYCGSSDGLVNFWQGDKLLSHGGVLRGHKLATLCLAAAGNLIFSGSADNNICVWKRDGGEHICLSVLSGHSGPVKCLAVEEEQEQKGGDKQFIVYSGSLDKSVKIWRISSQLVPNQAEVGTSPPQNFPSSNSCRVSQRRK, encoded by the coding sequence ATGAGGAATTCAAGAAAAAGCAAAATGGCAACAGAAGAGAATAGCCATCCCAAACAAGCGTTTGGGAACGTGCTACAATCTGATCCTAATGAAGATGAATATTCTTTTCGAATAAGCCAAACATCCGAAACTAGTCATCTTCCTCCTCGATTAAGCTCTGATTATAGCTCTCCTCTTGCAACATCTCCGACAAGGGATTCATCAGCATCTCCATATTTAGATTCGTCTTGGGATCAGAGCCACCAGACATCGCCATTATCAAGATCTCCATGGACATCTCACGTTGAGAATAATAGTACTAATTATTCCTATACAGGGCTCATGGGGTCCCTTGTTCGCGAAGAAGGACATATATATTCTTTGGCAGCGTCAGGGGATTTGTTATACACGGGATCCGACAGTAAGAATATAAGGGTGTGGAAGAATCACAAAGAATTTTCCGGATTCAAATCAAATAGTGGATTGGTAAAGGCAATTATTTTATCTGGAGAACGAATTTTCACGGGTCATCAAGACGGGAAGATCCGAGTCTGGAAGGTTTCTGGTAAGGATTCAAGCGTTTACAATCGAATTGGAACTTTACCAACTTTAATGGCTTATATAAAAACTTCAATGAAACCAAGCAATTACATCCAAACAAGGCGAAATCGAAATACCGTTTGGATTAAGCATTTTGATGCCATTTCCTGCCTTAGCATGAGCGAGGATCAAAAGCTCTTGTATTCAGCATCTTGGGATAAAACCATAAAGGTTTGGAGAGCATCGGATTCGAAATGCTTGGAATCTATAAAAGCCCACGACGATGCTGTAAATTCCATCGTTGTAGGCATTAACGGCCTACTTTTTTCAGGCTCTGCTGATGGAACAGTAAAAATATGGAGAAAAGAATCACAGGGGAAAGGAACAAAACACTTCTTTTCACAAACATTATTGAAGCAAGAATGCGCTGTAACAGCCTTAGCTGTTGACCCTTCGTCGAATTACCTATATTGTGGCTCTTCGGATGGGTTAGTCAATTTTTGGCAAGGCGACAAGCTTTTATCTCATGGAGGAGTTTTAAGGGGTCATAAACTTGCAACACTCTGTTTAGCAGCCGCCGGGAATTTAATTTTCAGTGGATCAGCTGATAATAATATTTGCGTGTGGAAAAGGGACGGAGGAGAACATATATGTTTATCAGTGTTGAGCGGACATTCTGGTCCGGTTAAATGCTTGGCTGTTGAAGAGGAACAAGAACAAAAAGGTGGTGATAAACAATTTATTGTTTACAGTGGGAGCCTCGATAAATCAGTGAAGATTTGGAGAATATCGTCGCAGTTGGTACCAAATCAGGCGGAAGTGGGGACGAGTCCACCGCAAAATTTTCCTTCGTCAAATAGCTGCAGAGTTAGCCAAAGGAGAAAATAG